A window of Hevea brasiliensis isolate MT/VB/25A 57/8 chromosome 14, ASM3005281v1, whole genome shotgun sequence contains these coding sequences:
- the LOC131173030 gene encoding receptor-like protein 9DC3, giving the protein MASLLWFAHFLSFLLFHLHFQAGSSLPFSFNSSSAPMPCQHDQSLALLQFMKTFSIRSNASSWDFLYPKPYPKTESWKEGTDCCLWDGVTCEIETGNVIGLNLSSSLLYGTIHSNNSLFLLPHLQKLDLSNNDFKQSQIVPQFGQFLNLRYLNLNHSVFEGQIPLEISYLPALVSLDLSKNPYLILETFIFNELVQNLTQLQQLDLSEINMSLVGSSSLMNLSSSLTSLKLSECQLLGKFPDISHLSKLVLLDLSYNNFSGEIPSSLENFKQLDTLYLSNNNLNGQIPSLLGSLKELSSLDLSYNNFNGEIPSSFENLKLLDSLYLYKNNLSGQIPSLLGSLKKLSSLDLSYNNFNGEIPSSFENLKQLYYLDLRDNNLSGQIPSLLGRLKKLSSLGLSYNNFNGPINFQGSRLSRLEYLDLSNNLLHGRIPSSIFKLVNLSVLILSSNKLIGEVSSAVCELNSLEILDLSNNSLNGFMPQCLGNFSNNLSVLHLGMNKFHGTILETFSIGNNLRYLNFNGNQLQGKIPPSICNCINLEILDLGNNNMDDTFPHFLETLSKLQILILKSNKFHGLVKGTSTNYSFSKLRIFDLSNNTFNGPLPAEYFNNFKAMMIFDLNMKYMGAPNYSSYDYSVSLTLKGLEIELVKIQTLLTSIDLSGNKFTGEIPQSIGKLKSLKLLNLSHNQLTGNIQPSLGNLTNLESLDLSSNLLVGRIPMQLTYLTFLEVFRVSHNQLEGPIPEGKQFNTFDSTSYEGNLGLCGFPLEKCDSGERQQPTASKEIDSKSKIGFGWKAISAGYGCGVIFGIAMGYVVFKTRKPTWFVRMVEGERHRKLKRFSN; this is encoded by the exons ATGGCTAGTCTACTATGGTTTGCTCACTTTCTCTCCTTCCTTTTGTTTCACTTGCATTTCCAAGCTGGTTCTTCTCTACCTTTTTCTTTCAATTCCTCCTCTGCACCCATGCCGTGCCAACATGACCAGAGTCTTGCCTTGCTTCAATTCATGAAAACCTTTTCTATTAGAAGTAATGCCTCTTCCTGGGATTTCCTTTACCCCAAGCCTTATCCCAAGACAGAGTCTTGGAAAGAGGGCACAGATTGCTGCTTGTGGGATGGGGTCACTTGCGAAATAGAAACAGGTAATGTAATTGGCCTTAACCTTTCTTCTAGCTTGCTCTATGGTACCATCCATTCTAATAATTCTCTTTTCCTCCTTCCTCATCTCCAAAAGCTTGACCTCTCCAACAATGACTTCAAGCAATCTCAAATTGTGCCTCAATTTGGCCAGTTTTTGAATTTAAGGTATCTTAACCTAAATCACTCTGTTTTTGAGGGCCAAATTCCATTAGAAATTTCTTATCTGCCTGCTTTGGTTTCGCTTGATCTTTCTAAGAACCCTTATTTGATACTTGAAACCTTTATTTTTAACGAGCTTGTTCAAAACCTGACCCAGTTACAGCAATTGGACTTGAGTGAAATAAACATGTCCTTGGTCGGGTCTAGTTCCCTGATGAATTTGTCTTCTTCTTTGACATCTCTCAAACTCAGCGAATGCCAATTGCTAGGGAAATTCCCAGATATCAGTCATCTATCCAAATTGGTTTTATTGGACCTCTCCTATAACAATTTTAGTGGTGAGATTCCATCCTCATTGGAAAATTTTAAACAGCTTGATACTTTATACCTTTCCAACAACAATCTCAATGGTCAAATTCCTTCCTTACTCGGAAGCCTTAAGGAACTCTCCTCATTGGACCTctcctataacaattttaatggtgAGATTCCCTCCTCATTTGAAAACCTTAAACTGCTTGACAGTTTGTACCTCTATAAAAACAATCTCAGTGGTCAAATTCCATCCTTACTTGGAAGCCTTAAGAAACTCTCCTCATTGGACCTctcctataacaattttaatggtgAGATTCCCTCCTCATTTGAAAACCTTAAACAGCTTTATTATTTGGACCTCCGCGACAACAATCTCAGTGGTCAAATTCCATCCTTACTTGGAAGACTTAAGAAACTCTCCTCATTGGGCCTctcctataacaattttaatg GTCCCATCAATTTCCAAGGAAGCAGGCTTTCAAGGTTAGAATATCTCGATTTATCCAATAACTTGTTACATGGCCGAATTCCAAGTTCAATTTTCAAACTTGTGAACTTAAGTGTTCTCATTCTTTCATCCAACAAATTGATAGGAGAAGTCTCTTCTGCAGTTTGCGAGTTAAATTCTCTTGAAATTCTTGACCTGTCAAACAATAGTTTGAACGGCTTCATGCCACAATGTTTGGGAAATTTCAGCAACAATCTTTCAGTATTGCACTTGGGCATGAACAAATTCCATGGAACCATCCTTGAAACGTTTTCAATAGGCAACAACTTGAGATATTTGAACTTCAATGGTAACCAATTGCAAGGGAAAATTCCACCTTCCATCTGCAATTgtataaatttggaaattttagatcTTGGAAACAATAATATGGATGACACATTCCCCCATTTTCTGGAAACACTTTCGAAGCTACAAATTCTAATtctaaaatccaataaatttcatgGTTTGGTGAAAGGGACCTCTACCAATTATTCATTCTCAAAGCTACGAATTTTTGACCTCTCCAACAACACGTTCAACGGACCTTTACCTGCAgagtatttcaataatttcaaggCAATGATGATCTTTGATTTGAATATGAAATACATGGGAGCACCAAATTATTCTTCATATGATTATTCTGTGAGTCTGACACTCAAAGGCTTAGAGATTGAGTTGGTGAAAATCCAAACACTTCTTACATCCATTGATTTGTCGGGCAATAAATTCACAGGGGAGATCCCACAGTCAATTGGAAAACTTAAATCACTTAAGTTGCTCAACTTGTCTCACAATCAACTCACAGGCAATATTCAACCATCATTGGGGAATTTGACCAATTTGGAATCTTTAGACCTCTCTTCAAATCTTCTTGTTGGAAGGATTCCAATGCAGTTGACATATTTgacatttttggaagtgtttcggGTTTCACATAATCAACTTGAAGGACCTATTCCGGAAGGAAAGCAGTTCAACACATTCGATAGCACTTCATATGAAGGAAATTTGGGATTGTGTGGATTTCCGCTAGAAAAATGTGACAGTGGGGAGAGGCAACAACCAACAGCATCAAAAGAAATTGATTCCAAGTCTAAAATTGGATTTGGATGGAAAGCTATATCGGCGGGGTATGGATGTGGAGTAATATTTGGTATTGCAATGGGATATGTTGTGTTTAAAACAAGAAAACCTACATGGTTTGTGAGGATGGTTGAAGGTGAAAGGCATCGAAAGCTAAAAAGATTTAGCAATTAA
- the LOC131173031 gene encoding receptor-like protein 9DC3 yields the protein MVNSDVKMEYMHDPNISYDYSVSLTLKGLEIQLVKIQTLLTTIDLSGNIPPSMGNWSNLESLDLSSNLFVGRIPTQLVDLTFLLVFRVSHNQLEGLIPEGKQFNTFHNASYEGNLGLCGF from the exons ATGGTGAACTCTGATGTGAAAATGGAATACATGCATGATCCAAATATTTCTTATGATTATTCTGTGAGTCTAACACTCAAAGGATTGGAGATTCAGTTGGTGAAAATCCAAACGCTTCTTACAACCATTGATTTGTCTG GCAATATTCCACCATCAATGGGGAATTGGAGCAATTTGGAATCACTAGACCTCTCGTCAAATCTTTTTGTTGGAAGGATTCCTACTCAGTTGGTAGATTTAACATTTCTCCTAGTATTTCGAGTTTCACATAATCAACTTGAAGGACTCATACCTGAAGGAAAGCAGTTCAACACATTCCATAATGCTTCATATGAAGGAAATTTGGGATTGTGTGGATTTTGA